In the genome of Limanda limanda chromosome 15, fLimLim1.1, whole genome shotgun sequence, one region contains:
- the LOC133020631 gene encoding cyclic GMP-AMP synthase-like encodes MTGRGRTRKAATPTTDSAKGKTISGEYAENGFGEEKQSSTTTEQKAKGRDRKTPNSTNEKSSEQSSQKKRTNNFTEERTDDTKAPSRGAGARTGAGKSKEKSEVQLTKPQPETTKGTTQHSAAATKPKKRPGTAKAEEEETKTTQPEDTTKTSVKTRAAVDSLLSTTLGKLKIKKIDKSNTAKVVNKLIDHIIKHLKEKTNCFTTAEALRTGSYYENVKISKPDEFDVMLSIDVDRVDIKPFGDNGAFYSVALKRGNNPLKKFQEDDLLSASEMLTEFRDEVKKCVKAFPDWEVTRKKPGCPAVTMTTTVQSVLVSLDVVLSIKVRTSWPAFTQQGFQIQGWLGTKVMKEYKGKPYYLVPKYEGRGAVERDGVSAKDAWRVSFSHVEKDILLKHGSMKTCCEREGQRCCRKDCLKLLKHLLGLLKEKEASFVKFYSYQAKTTLLHACSSRGKDSDWSASCLSRCFLQLLEDFIGHLKKCVLPNFFIPDQNLLFGIDKKKCLLLARCIEEQRDNDFPIFTCWLQNEE; translated from the exons ATGACAGGCAGAGGGAGAACACGCAAGGCTGCGACTCCTACAACCGATAGTGCCAAGGGCAAAACCATAAGTGGAGAATATGCAGAGAACGGCTTtggagaagagaagcagagttCTACAACCACGGAACAGAAAGCAAAGGGAAGGGACCGGAAAACACCAAACAGCACGAATGAGAAGTCATCGGAGCAGAGCAGtcaaaagaaaaggacaaacaacttcacagaggagaggacagacgACACAAAGGCTCCTTCACGAGGTGCAGGAGCCAGAACCGGAGCTGGAAAATCCAAAGAGAAATCTGAGGTGCAGCTAACGAAACCACAACCTGAGACAACAAAGGGCACAACACAACACTCTGCAGCGGCTACAAAACCAAAGAAACGTCCCGGCACAGccaaagcagaggaggaggagacaaagacaACACAGCCAGAGGACACCACCAAGACTTCTGTAAAGACCAGGGCTGCAGTGgactctcttctctccacaaCTCTGGGGAAATTGAAGATTAAGAAGATAGACAAATCAAACACAGCAAAAGTCGTCAATAAATTGATAGACCACATAATCAAGCATTTAAAGGAGAAGACTAACTGCTTCACAACAGCAGAGGCACTACGCACTGGAAGTTACTATGAGAATGTAAAA ATTTCTAAACCTGATGAATTCGACGTCATGCTGTCCATCGATGTTGACCGGGTGGACATTAAACCGTTTGGAGATAACGGAGCCTTCTACAGTGTGGCTTTAAAACGTGGCAATAACCCGCTGAAGAAATTTCAGGAAGACGACCTTTTATCCGCCAGTGAAATGTTGACAGAGTTCAGGGACGAGGTGAAGAAGTGCGTCAAGGCTTTTCCAG ACTGGGAGGTGACAAGGAAGAAACCTGGCTGTCCTGCAGTTACTATGACGACTACAGTTCAGTCTGTGCTCGTCTCCCTGGATGTTGTTCTCAGCATCAAGGTCCGAACAAGCTGGCCAGCTTTCACCCAGCAGGGCTTTCAGATCCAGGGCTGGCTGGGGACGAAGGTGATGAAGGAATACAAGGGAAAGCCATATTATCTTGTCCCAAAATACGAAGGCAGGGGAGCAGTGGAGCGTGACGGCGTTTCAGCTAAAG ATGCTTGGCGGGTTTCATTCTCTCATGTTGAGAAGGACATTCTGTTGAAGCACGGCTCAATGAAGACGTGCTGTGAAAGAGAAGGCCAacgctgctgcag GAAGGACTGtttgaagctcctgaaacaccttcTCGGTCtgctgaaagagaaagaagcttcATTTGTGAAGTTCTACTCCTACCAGGCCAAGACCACCCTGCTCCACGCCTGCAGCTCCAGAGGGAAAGACAGTGACTGGAGCGCCTCCTGTCTGAGCCGctgcttcctgcagctgctggaggactTTATAGGACATCTGAAGAAATGTGTTCTCCCCAACTTCTTCATCCCAGATCAGAACCTCCTCTTCGGCATTGACAAGAAGAAGTGCCTTCTCCTGGCTCGTTGTATCGAGGAGCAACGTGACAATGACTTTCCTATTTTCACTTGTTGGCTTCAGAATGAGGAGTAG